A stretch of Mytilus edulis chromosome 11, xbMytEdul2.2, whole genome shotgun sequence DNA encodes these proteins:
- the LOC139494611 gene encoding uncharacterized protein yields MGHQGRDKTLSLVRDRFIWYGMNRDIENWITNCERCIRRKQLLNDRAPLISIETTQPLELVCMDYLKLERSKGGYEDILVITDHFTRYALAVPTKNQTARTTADAFFNNFIVHYGLPSRIHSDQGANFGSKIIKELCNITGMEKSRTTPYHPMGNGLTERFNRTLLNMLGTLQTTQKKDWKSHVAGLVHAYNCTKQTTTGFSPYFLMFGRQPRLPVDIAFGIEDTGTKEPSTKYAEAMKERLKKAYELASRSAKTAQGSRVGKNPGFMSIAQPSGKYWENPGFTGPKEGYDKRARGAILQPGDRVLVKVVAFEGKHKIADKWEQDTYRIVRQPNKDIPVYVVQKETGEGRKTTLHRNFLLPIGHLPGLEKATEPTRNPAPRKPPIKTVLEEKETNSDNTKEETDTESDEESEQGYMIYLPEEDAQSNTNSDAVPVVDGQQGTVNLAGDDQLLVDGSQENGFGQDVIPPVQINTGEPPLGADVITGQEATDQIDRGDTSDKQDEQDGSTLPDTSGDTEVDSDNTTAQDNTQQQPIRLRRRRILPTPPRELPSRTRIRKPPAYLKDYITKQAIGQTSSWLQKAEWLKLQLKEGMFRGMENDITRTIIEIVKETS; encoded by the exons ATGGGCCACCAGGGAAGAGACAAGACCTTATCATTGGTACGTGACCGCTTCATCTGGTATGGTATGAATAGAGACATCGAGAACTGGATTACCAACTGCGAAAGATGTATTCGTCGAAAACAACTTCTGAATGATAGAGCTCCACTTATCAGCATAGAAACAACACAACCTTTAGAACTGGTTTGCATGGATTACCTGAAACTTGAAAGATCAAAAGGAGGATATGAAGATATTTTGGTAATCACAGACCACTTCACGAGATATGCTTTAGCAGTTCCTACAAAGAACCAGACCGCACGAACCACAGCAGATGCGTTTTTCAACAATTTCATTGTTCACTATGGATTGCCTAGTCGTATTCATTCTGATCAAGGAGCGAACTTTGGAAGCAAGATCATCAAGGAACTTTGCAACATTACAGGAATGGAAAAGTCCCGAACAACACCTTACCATCCTATGGGTAATGGACTTACAGAGAGATTCAACCGTACCTTGTTGAATATGCTTGGAACTCTACAGACTACGCAGAAGAAAGATTGGAAGTCCCATGTAGCTGGGCTCGTACATGCGTACAACTGTACCAAACAGACAACCACTGGATTTTCTCCGTACTTCTTAATGTTCGGTAGACAGCCACGTTTGCCTGTGGACATAGCATTTGGGATTGAGGATACTGGTACTAAGGAACCATCTACAAAGTATGCTGAAGCTATGAAGGAGCGTCTGAAGAAAGCATATGAACTTGCATCTCGTTCAGCAAAGACAGCACAAGGaagcagggttggcaaaaacccgggttttatgagtattgcccagcccagtgggaaatactgggaaaacccgggttttactgg ACCGAAAGAAGGATATGACAAAAGAGCCCGTGGAGCCATTTTGCAACCTGGAGATCGAGTACTTGTTAAAGTAGTTGCATTCGAAGGGAAGCATAAGATAGCAGATAAATGGGAACAGGACACATACAGAATTGTTAGACAGCCTAACAAAGACATACCTGTTTATGTGGTCCAGAAGGAAACTGGAGAGGGACGCAAAACAACATTGCATAGGAACTTCCTTCTACCAATTGGACATCTGCCCGGTTTGGAAAAGGCTACAGAGCCTACGAGAAACCCTGCACCAAGGAAACCGCCTATAAAGACAGTCCTTGAGGAAAAGGAGACGAACTCCGACAATACCAAAGAGGAAACTGACACAGAATCGGATGAGGAGTCAGAGCAGGGCTATATGATTTATTTGCCAGAGGAAGACGCACAGAGCAACACCAACAGTGATGCTGTACCTGTGGTAGATGGGCAACAAGGAACCGTCAACTTGGCTGGTGACGATCAGTTATTAGTTGATGGTAGTCAAGAGAATGGTTTTGGACAAGACGTTATCCCTCCAGTACAGATAAACACTGGTGAACCACCTCTTGGGGCTGATGTTATAACAGGTCAAGAAGCGACTGACCAGATTGACAGAGGTGATACTTCTGACAAACAGGATGAGCAGGATGGCAGTACGCTCCCAGACACATCAGGTGATACCGAGGTAGACTCAGATAACACAACGGCTCAAGATAACACACAGCAACAACCAATAAGGCTCAGACGACGTAGAATATTACCTACACCACCAAGAGAATTACCATCAAGAACAAGAATTAGAAAACCACCTGCATATTTGAAAGATTATATCACCAAACAAGCTATTGGACAAACATCATCTTGGCTACAGAAAGCAGAATGGTTAAAGTTACAACTGAAAGAAGGAATGTTTAGAGGAATGGAGAATGACATCACACGTACCATCATTGAGATTGTGAAAGAAACATCATAG